One Streptomyces lincolnensis genomic region harbors:
- a CDS encoding helix-turn-helix domain-containing protein, which yields MRRPPALPNQPGPPFDNLAARRLRTALGMGPEHVAYGLRVSYGLPYASPDLVLAWEDGTLTPTSPELTALAAVLWCSPGELIGRPRTLREHRVSRGLAPEDVARALGLELLAYLSMEEHDDWRGTDRQSTLLADLLQLSLPDFVTVTGREPRLAEHLRGAVSTRWQAHVRPVAKIVPLGRRLLEHTLRELHQQYQGQMVATLSWGGGSEDSGASGQEFLDRIVDHFWDTIRLNSG from the coding sequence GTGCGCCGACCCCCAGCCCTGCCGAACCAGCCCGGACCGCCCTTCGACAACCTCGCCGCCCGCCGCCTGCGTACCGCGCTCGGCATGGGACCCGAGCATGTGGCCTACGGCCTTCGCGTCTCCTACGGCCTTCCCTATGCCAGCCCGGATCTCGTCCTCGCCTGGGAGGACGGGACGCTCACCCCGACCAGTCCGGAACTGACCGCGCTGGCGGCGGTGTTGTGGTGCTCCCCCGGTGAACTCATCGGCCGCCCCCGCACGCTGCGCGAGCACCGCGTCTCCCGTGGTCTCGCCCCCGAGGACGTGGCCCGCGCCCTCGGGCTCGAACTCCTCGCCTATCTGAGCATGGAGGAGCACGACGACTGGCGCGGCACCGACCGTCAGTCCACCCTGCTCGCCGACCTGCTTCAGCTGTCCCTGCCGGACTTCGTCACCGTCACGGGCCGGGAGCCCCGGCTCGCCGAGCATCTGCGCGGCGCGGTCAGCACGCGCTGGCAGGCCCATGTGCGGCCGGTCGCGAAGATCGTGCCGCTGGGCCGGCGGCTGCTGGAGCACACGCTGCGCGAGCTGCACCAGCAGTACCAGGGGCAGATGGTCGCCACGCTCAGCTGGGGCGGCGGCAGCGAGGACTCCGGCGCGTCGGGGCAGGAGTTCCTGGACCGGATCGTGGACCACTTCTGGGACACGATCCGGCTCAACAGCGGCTGA
- a CDS encoding PPOX class F420-dependent oxidoreductase yields MIFVYEVNGKVEGHIRERLLAPNFWHLATVGPDGTPQVSPMWADLEGEYVMVNTAIGRVKEQNLRRNPNVSLSHHDPENPYDRVEIRGRVVRFVEGEEAERSMDRLTKKYIGEERYPWLLPGERRVMLLIEPVRVRRVVGVEPFRPGVLPS; encoded by the coding sequence GTGATCTTCGTGTACGAGGTGAATGGCAAGGTAGAGGGGCATATTCGCGAGCGGTTGCTGGCGCCGAACTTCTGGCATCTCGCCACGGTCGGCCCGGACGGAACCCCGCAGGTCTCGCCCATGTGGGCGGATCTCGAAGGTGAGTACGTCATGGTCAACACCGCGATCGGACGTGTGAAGGAACAGAACCTGCGGCGCAATCCGAACGTCTCCCTCTCCCACCACGACCCCGAGAACCCCTACGACCGGGTCGAGATCCGGGGCCGCGTCGTCCGCTTCGTCGAGGGCGAGGAGGCCGAGCGCTCCATGGACCGGCTCACGAAGAAGTACATCGGCGAGGAGCGGTACCCGTGGCTGCTGCCCGGGGAGCGCCGGGTGATGCTGCTGATCGAGCCGGTGCGGGTGCGCAGGGTGGTGGGAGTGGAGCCGTTCCGGCCCGGGGTGCTGCCCTCTTGA
- a CDS encoding carbohydrate ABC transporter permease, producing MAPAFSSRSRNRRRTRRLAADMGLLVCAAAFVLPLAWVVLSALDPRADLRVKAPDGLTLDNFDAIWTSEITFTPLLNSLILCGGATGLTVVCAALAAYPLSRFRSRLNRPFLLTILFATSLPITAIMVPVYALFVRVDLIDTLQGTILFFTASQLPFAIWLMKNFMDGVPKELEEAAWTDGASPMQSLVRIVLPLMGPGVSVVTVFCFVMMWGNFFVPFMLLLTPDQMPASVSINEFFGNRGMVAYGQLAAFSVVYSTPVILLYVLIARRLGGGFALGGAVKG from the coding sequence ATGGCCCCGGCCTTCTCCTCCCGTAGCCGGAACCGCCGCAGGACCCGCCGACTGGCCGCCGACATGGGCCTGTTGGTGTGCGCCGCCGCCTTCGTGCTGCCGCTGGCCTGGGTGGTGCTGTCGGCGCTGGATCCGCGGGCCGATCTCCGGGTGAAGGCCCCGGACGGTCTCACGCTGGACAACTTCGACGCGATCTGGACCTCGGAGATCACCTTCACCCCGCTGCTGAACAGCCTGATCCTGTGCGGCGGCGCCACCGGGCTGACGGTGGTGTGCGCGGCCCTCGCGGCCTATCCGCTGTCCCGCTTCAGGTCCCGCCTCAACCGCCCGTTCCTGCTGACGATCCTCTTCGCGACGAGCCTGCCGATCACGGCGATCATGGTGCCGGTGTACGCGCTGTTCGTGCGGGTCGATCTGATCGACACCCTTCAGGGCACGATCCTGTTCTTCACCGCCTCCCAACTCCCCTTCGCCATCTGGCTGATGAAGAACTTCATGGACGGCGTGCCGAAGGAGCTGGAGGAGGCGGCCTGGACGGACGGCGCCTCCCCGATGCAGTCGCTGGTCAGGATCGTGCTCCCCCTCATGGGGCCCGGGGTCTCGGTGGTGACGGTGTTCTGCTTCGTCATGATGTGGGGGAACTTCTTCGTCCCGTTCATGCTCCTGCTCACCCCGGACCAGATGCCGGCCTCGGTGAGCATCAACGAGTTCTTCGGCAACCGCGGGATGGTGGCGTACGGCCAGCTCGCCGCGTTCTCGGTCGTCTACTCGACGCCGGTGATCCTGCTGTACGTGCTGATCGCGCGCCGGCTGGGAGGAGGGTTCGCCCTAGGTGGCGCCGTCAAGGGCTGA
- a CDS encoding carbohydrate ABC transporter permease, protein MNSRAVPPPNLRRSFVRALPVSPALVVLLLFLAGPIVYCVWIAFTDLRLTGQAESSFVGLENFRTAFGDEEFLNAVWLTLVFTVLSSLIGQNTLGLALAALMRRASKPVRTLTGGIVITAWVLPEVVAGFLLYAFFRREGTLNAILDWLHLPSQNWLFTLPILAVSFANVWRGTAFSMLVYSAALAEIPQEITEAAEVDGAGGWRRMWHITLPMIRRSIGTNLMLNTLQTLSVFGLIWVMTRGGPGDKSQTLPLFMYEQAFQNSLIGYGTAVALLLLLVGSLFSLVYIRLLRTEV, encoded by the coding sequence CTGAACTCCCGGGCGGTCCCGCCCCCGAACCTGCGCCGCTCGTTCGTCCGCGCCCTGCCCGTCTCGCCCGCCCTGGTCGTGCTGCTGCTGTTCCTGGCCGGGCCGATCGTCTACTGCGTGTGGATCGCGTTCACCGATCTGCGGCTCACCGGTCAGGCGGAGTCGTCGTTCGTCGGCCTGGAGAACTTCCGTACGGCGTTCGGGGACGAGGAGTTCCTGAACGCCGTATGGCTCACCCTCGTCTTCACCGTGCTGTCGTCGCTGATCGGGCAGAACACCCTGGGGCTGGCGCTGGCCGCCCTGATGCGGCGGGCCTCGAAGCCGGTGCGGACCCTGACCGGTGGGATCGTGATCACGGCGTGGGTGCTGCCGGAGGTCGTCGCCGGGTTCCTGCTGTACGCCTTCTTCCGTCGCGAGGGCACCTTGAACGCCATCCTGGACTGGCTCCATCTGCCGTCCCAGAACTGGCTGTTCACGCTGCCGATCCTCGCGGTGTCCTTCGCGAACGTGTGGCGCGGGACGGCGTTCTCGATGCTCGTCTACTCGGCGGCGCTGGCCGAGATCCCCCAGGAGATCACCGAGGCGGCCGAGGTCGACGGGGCGGGCGGATGGCGGCGCATGTGGCACATCACGCTGCCGATGATCCGCCGTTCCATCGGCACGAACCTCATGCTCAACACCCTCCAGACCCTGTCGGTCTTCGGGCTGATCTGGGTGATGACGAGGGGCGGGCCGGGCGACAAGAGCCAGACGCTGCCGCTCTTCATGTACGAACAGGCCTTCCAGAACAGCCTGATCGGCTACGGCACGGCGGTCGCGCTACTCCTGCTGCTGGTGGGGTCGCTGTTCTCCCTCGTCTACATCCGGCTGCTGCGGACGGAGGTCTGA
- a CDS encoding extracellular solute-binding protein, whose amino-acid sequence MPVRPTAVLTPLLAAVLAATALTACGGGSGSDPDTLKVSFKQSTDNSIHVMDDYLAGVKKQFEKANPGKKVEFVPIKAPDSEYYTKLQQMLRSAKTAPDLVYEDTFLINSDIASGYLKPLDPYLAKWADWDRFIDTAKAAAKGEDGRTYGVPDGTDTRGLWFSKDIFAKAGLPADWQPKTWDEVLDAARAIKRKVPDVIPLNVYTGKPVGEAATMQTFEMLLYGTAGARGADPLYDRTSKKWVAGSQGFKDALTFVETVYKEKLGPDVPDALDPNVMTRVRGEWLPQGKLGIALDGSWLPQDWLPGSGHEWPEWSKELGLAAMPTQHGQAPGKVSMSGGWTWSIPDKAGNPDLAFEFVKTMQTKANAQKWYIANSGIAVREDVAEDPAYVKAQPGIEFFTDLVASTHYRPAFPAYPQVSTAVQEAMEGVTTGDMSVARAASGYDDELRDVTDDQVVER is encoded by the coding sequence ATGCCCGTGCGCCCCACCGCCGTACTCACCCCACTCCTCGCAGCCGTGCTCGCCGCCACCGCCCTCACGGCCTGCGGGGGCGGATCCGGCAGTGATCCGGACACGCTGAAGGTGTCGTTCAAGCAGTCCACGGACAACTCGATCCATGTGATGGACGACTATCTCGCCGGTGTCAAGAAGCAGTTCGAGAAGGCGAACCCCGGCAAGAAGGTCGAGTTCGTCCCGATCAAGGCTCCGGACTCGGAGTACTACACGAAGCTCCAGCAGATGCTCAGGTCGGCGAAGACGGCTCCCGACCTGGTGTACGAGGACACGTTTCTGATCAACTCGGACATCGCCAGCGGGTATCTCAAGCCGCTGGACCCCTACCTCGCGAAGTGGGCGGACTGGGACCGGTTCATCGACACGGCGAAGGCGGCGGCGAAGGGCGAGGACGGCCGGACGTACGGCGTTCCGGACGGGACGGACACCCGGGGGCTGTGGTTCAGCAAGGACATCTTCGCGAAGGCGGGCCTGCCGGCCGACTGGCAGCCGAAGACCTGGGACGAGGTCCTCGACGCGGCCCGCGCGATCAAGCGAAAGGTCCCGGACGTCATCCCCCTGAACGTGTACACGGGCAAGCCGGTCGGTGAGGCCGCCACCATGCAGACCTTCGAGATGCTGCTCTACGGCACCGCCGGGGCCAGGGGCGCCGATCCCCTCTACGACCGCACGTCGAAGAAGTGGGTCGCCGGCAGCCAGGGCTTCAAGGACGCCCTGACCTTCGTCGAGACGGTCTACAAGGAGAAGCTCGGCCCGGACGTCCCCGACGCCCTCGACCCCAACGTCATGACCCGGGTCCGCGGCGAATGGCTCCCGCAGGGCAAGCTCGGCATCGCCCTCGACGGCTCCTGGCTCCCGCAGGACTGGCTGCCGGGCAGCGGTCACGAGTGGCCCGAGTGGTCGAAGGAGCTGGGACTCGCCGCGATGCCGACGCAGCACGGCCAGGCCCCCGGCAAGGTCAGCATGTCCGGCGGCTGGACGTGGTCGATCCCGGACAAGGCGGGCAACCCCGACCTCGCCTTCGAGTTCGTGAAGACGATGCAGACGAAGGCCAACGCGCAGAAGTGGTACATCGCCAACTCCGGTATCGCGGTGCGCGAGGACGTCGCCGAGGATCCCGCGTACGTGAAGGCGCAGCCCGGTATCGAGTTCTTCACGGATCTCGTCGCCAGCACGCACTACCGGCCGGCGTTCCCGGCGTATCCGCAGGTCTCGACCGCCGTCCAGGAGGCCATGGAGGGTGTGACGACGGGCGACATGTCGGTGGCCCGCGCGGCGAGCGGCTACGACGACGAGCTGAGGGACGTCACGGACGACCAGGTGGTCGAGCGGTGA
- a CDS encoding response regulator gives MTPEQPIRVLVVEDDPVAADAHVMYVNRVPGFTAVGKAHTGAEARRALDRTEVDLLLLDLHLPDGHGLQLARTLRAAGHHADVIAVTSARDLTVVREGVSLGVVQYVLKPFTFATLRDRLVRYAEFHAAAGEASGQDEVDRALATLRAPGPAALPKGLSGPTLERVSVALRDAVEGLTATGVAEAVGISRITARRYLEHLVDAGRAARSPQYGAVGRPELQYRWVRG, from the coding sequence ATGACCCCCGAGCAGCCCATCCGTGTCCTGGTCGTCGAGGACGATCCGGTCGCCGCCGACGCACACGTCATGTACGTCAACCGCGTCCCCGGCTTCACCGCCGTCGGCAAGGCCCACACCGGCGCGGAGGCGCGCCGCGCGCTGGACCGTACGGAGGTCGACCTGCTCCTCCTCGACCTGCACCTCCCGGACGGTCACGGGCTCCAGCTGGCCCGCACGCTCCGGGCCGCCGGGCATCACGCGGACGTGATAGCGGTGACCTCGGCACGCGACCTGACGGTGGTGCGCGAAGGCGTGTCACTGGGAGTCGTGCAGTACGTCCTGAAGCCGTTCACCTTCGCCACCCTGCGGGACCGGCTCGTGCGCTACGCCGAGTTCCACGCCGCCGCGGGCGAGGCCAGCGGCCAGGACGAGGTCGACCGCGCCCTGGCGACCCTGCGGGCCCCGGGCCCCGCCGCCCTGCCGAAAGGCCTGAGCGGACCGACCCTGGAACGCGTCTCGGTCGCCCTGCGCGACGCCGTCGAGGGCCTCACCGCCACCGGCGTGGCCGAGGCCGTGGGCATCTCCCGGATCACGGCCCGCCGCTACCTGGAACACCTGGTCGACGCGGGCCGCGCGGCACGGAGTCCGCAGTACGGGGCGGTGGGGCGGCCGGAGTTGCAGTACCGGTGGGTGCGGGGATAG